In Dromiciops gliroides isolate mDroGli1 chromosome 5, mDroGli1.pri, whole genome shotgun sequence, the following are encoded in one genomic region:
- the LOC122728053 gene encoding GTPase IMAP family member 7-like: MTFSASLGDTLVPHHCPKMGSSSSTPASPVPDDYVCYNPDNALSIVQVGKTGSGKSAAGNNILGEKRFVSSVLSESVTKKCHRMVKQMPKEDLVVIDTPGLFDTKESLQTTCDEISHCMILSSPGPYAIILVL, encoded by the exons ATGACGTTTTCTGCCTCTCTGGGAGACA CCTTGGTACCTCACCATTGTCCAAAGATGGGATCCAGTTCGAGTACACCTGCCAGCCCA GTCCCTGATGACTATGTGTGCTATAATCCTGATAATGCCCTGAGTATTGTCCaagttgggaaaactggaagtgGGAAAAGCGCAGCAGGGAACAACAtccttggggaaaaaagatttgTATCTTCAGTTTTATCTGAGTCAGTGACCAAGAAATGTCACAGGATGGTGAAACAGATGCCCAAGGAAGACCTTGTGGTTATTGATACGCCTGGACTGTTTGACACCAAGGAAAGCCTGCAGACCACTTGTGATGAGATCAGTCACTGCATGATCCTTTCTTCCCCAGGGCCATATGCCATCATTCTGGTACTGTAG